gacAAAACTGAATGCACATTAatgcattattaatttcacgCTCGAAATAGATTCTAtagttttttactttttaattgcttATTAAGCGTAAAAAAATGAGCTCATCAAAGATTTATGAATAAGAAACGCTTACAAAATTACTagttaacattaattaaaaatatcgacacGTGTGAGAAGACGAAAATATGTAATGCACGAACTgcatttttctgtttttcaaTAGAAATACGATTAAGATTAATTTGATACATTTGAGACATGgtttttgatgaaattttagGTCTCGCACTGGAATATACGCAAGGCGGTGACGTGAAGACAAAAATGATCGATCTATTGGATTTGTCCGCCGAGTAATCGTCCATTTGAATTTCGCAATTATTTATCGTAGCCTTCGAGTGAAAGATTAAAGCCGCTAAAGTGTTGTTTAATATCGTTGCTTTATCTACgattttcgttttattttacacgCTGAGCTGTATATACACGACATGTGCTTACGGAGCACTAAAGCGGGAAATTACACGATTTACTTTGCAGAACGGACGTAAGAGCATTAGCGGAGAGTATAAAAGCAGCCGAACCTGTAATAACCGAAAGTGTAATGGACCAGTTAGTCGAGACCTTGCAGAAGCTGCAGGCTAAAGTTTGCGACACAAATGCCAAGCATTACTACAAATACAAAACCTTACAGACTCATCTTTTACCGGTCACGAGCATAGCGCTCGATAAACTAGGTAAAAggtattttgaattaaaaatgtcgcTCAACCGCTCATGAGATTTGTAAagcttataaaatttgaaactcACAAAACGGTGTTACGTTATTACACATCCCACAGCATAATTTCGTAATTAATTACGAGCCATTAGAAACAATTGGATTAATTGATGTAAGCGCGTCGGGTGATTTATCGAAGCGCGTAATCGGCATGTCATTCGTTTTGATCGGCAGATGCTTGACAGGCAGCTATGACCGAACTTGTAAAGTTTGGGACATTGACAGTGGAACGGAGCTTCTTACTCTCGAAGGCCATAAGAACGTGGTCTATGCTGTCTCCTTCAACAATCCAACTTCGTGAGTTAGTCGCGATGATCAAAGTTAGTTGCGACAATATCGATCCGGTTTGAAAGTAAGACAGCTCGCGATGGAgctatttcttttctttttttttccctccccTTTCTTTCTCACTGCGCGCGTTACATTTCATTTACATCGCAACGGCAGCAGCTGGGACTTTTGTCAACGTTACCATTTCAGAGACAAAATTGTGACTGGATCCTTCGACAGAACGGCAAAAGTCTGGTGCTCACGGACGGGTCATTGCCTCGCAACCATGTGGGGTCACGACGCGGAAGTAGTGGTAGCTAAATTCTCACCGACGCAATGCAGCCTGACGACCGGCTCCATTGACGCAACGTCAAAAATATTCCATGTAGAAACCggtatcgaaaaatattgcaatgttatttCATACAATAAACGCGCGCGCCGATTCGACTGGCTCTTGCGATCGATCGAGCGCGACGCGCTACTGTCGAATCTGCTTCCCGATGCGCGAACTGTGGCGGTTAATGTTTATCTTTGTCCAgtatatttaatcattattgGCTTGTGTTATCAAACGGCGAGTTGACATTCCAGTTAAACAAGCTTGAAGAGAGCGACTCTTGTTTGAGTTTTTGTGTTCTCAGTTGTATCCGAAAGGCAATTTAGAATATTAAGCGCTATCGATTGTTTCTCAAAGTGGCTTCGCAATAATACATTTCGTGCGGCATGCactatttttgtcttttttttttaaaacacgttcaattaaattgatttcacgttttacttttattactccGTTGTTGAGAAAAATCTAAAGAGACAgtctgtttaaaataatttatggaaTAAAGTATCGTCACAGATGTccttattctatttttatgcgAAACATTCGATTTGGATTCGGCAGGTCAGGAATTGGGCACGTTGAGAGGCCATACGGCGGAAGTTATTGCGTTGCATTACAACGATGATGGAAATCAGATCATATCGGGTTCCTTTGACGGGACCGTGAACATCTGGGATGCAAGGACTTTTGCGTGggtctattttattatcttattttaatgttattgaaAGTGAAAACAGTTTGGTAAATATGgcaaagatttattatttttctggcACATGTTTCAATTTCTTCGAAATTCGATTTGACTTTAGCGCACAAATGACTTTCCCAAACAATAAATCCATGCAAAACGGCGTAATTCATTGATAGTAAGACTacaattgtttgaaatttataaaacatcgctcttttatttttttcaatgtaaatCATGCATAGAAAATCGTGGTTTTTTATCCctcaattgcaaaattcagtTGTAAGATTAAAAGTCTTTTCAACCGGCGATCAGACGAACGAGCGTACTGATCGGGCATCACGCGGCGTTGTCCAACTGCCTCTACAACTTCGACTGTTCGCTGATCGCGTCGTCGTCGATGGATAAAAGCGCGAAGATATGGGATGCGAGGATGAATTCCTGCGTGGCCACGCTGCGGGGACACGAGGACGAACTTCTGGATCTCGCTTTCGACAACAACGGCAAGAAACTGGCGACAGCCAGCAGCGACACTACCGCGCGAGTTTGGGATATAAGCAGCACGTTTCAACAATTGACTCTGATGAAAGGCCATCAGGAGGAAGTTTCGAAAGGCAAATCTCCTAAATACACGTTTCGCGCTATATCCATCCGATATTCCAAATTTATAGCAAGCTAAATTCTCCGGAATGTATTTCAGTGTGCTTCAGTCCGAACGGCCGTCAGCTTCTAACCGCTTCCTTGGACAGAACAGCCAGACTGTGGTCTGTAGACGACGGCTCCTGCTTTCAGCAATTAAAAGGTCACACCGACGACGTCTTCGCTTGTGCGTTCTCGTACGCGGGGGATAGCATAATTACCGCTAGCAAGGATAATACATGCACGATCTGGAGATGATTAGACTGGTTTCAAGTATGCGCTTAGCTGCTGCTCGTttctttgtttattatttatgttgtatatttttatgttatctaaatttttatgtctCGCGCAGTTTATCGCTTTCTGATAAACGAGCGTAACAGCGATAGAACGGGCAGATAGCAATAATATCAAGCATTTCCGCATTCTGTAAAAATACTGATGTTGCAATGTTGACAACGAGAAAAGGAAGGATATTtttgcggaaaaaaaagattttgcggtcgaaaaatggaaaaactttttgaataaatttgtttgtaGAAATACACTACATAGAAATATGTTGCTCtgatattgaaacaaaatagtCTAACAAATAGCgtatgaaatacattttattattgcactGAATTTGTCACTAAAACTATTTTCATACAAAATCGCTATTTTTAACAAGTCCTTTTgctctttatatataataactaatGATATTTGCTTATATAATATGCaggttatttaaaacaaacatatttatcttgaaataaatttacttcataataattatgaaaacacAGAatgttaaatcaaattaacGCGCGTGACTAGTGAGATAATGTAGCGATTTTCCGAGTTGGACTTTGACGACCGATAACATTCGATTAAAAGCATCATCGATAAAAAAGTTGCTCTAGATTCTCGTTCAATATTAActgattgtaaattaattttacacttataaaaattaatatagaaaatttttatctcttaattCTACACAGTctttgaaaattgcaaatagtatataaaatacacacaaatacacaatttgttaatattgagACATAAATTCGAAAGTTTGCtagatagtaaaataattcttaattctAATTGTTACGCTTTTGCAGAGTCTTAGAATGTGCAATAAAGTCGGTTAAATAAATacgttataaaaaatgcaattatagaCTTGTGTCGCAAGatttacgtatatatatatatatatagaattttgtaattgtaaatataaatgttatgttTAATACGTACATGTATCAATTGTTACACGTGAGAGATGTACATATCGAAAAGCTTGAAATTATCCTGTAGCATGTAGCTATAAATGCATCGTAAACCCCACTCTAAAACCAGTCACTGACTTGGGACTACATCGCGTTTAGTTGGTCAGTGAGAGCCCAAGGCAGTCGTCTCGAACTCGTGATCTCGCTCGCACTAGTGTTCGTAAAGTGGAACGCGATGCGTTACACCGCGAGTTCTTTAGTTCCTGAAGAGAGAGATTCATCGTAATGGATAACACCTGCTTCGATAGAAATGTCGGTATAACTTATGTATCGCatcgatataaattataaagctTTACTTCTAGCATttgttttagaattaaaatttgtttctacaTTTTCTGACTTGATAAACATCACAAGATTATAATGACACAGGAAAGTTTTCAATATTCTGCTCGATTGTCTTGAGtgttaaaaaacatattgcGCGTGAAGTTACGATACTATAGATAAGACACTAATTATTGACATCTGTAATCAATGTACGACGATGCTGAATATTGATTGTAGtgagaaaaatttcaagattaagTATACAATTTTTCAGATACATTTTTCAAGCGCGTGCGTCAAATGTCGATGGAGGAAAAAAACATATCGCGTCTACGTGCAGAATACGATTGTAAAGTCAGTTtttgtcgtaatttttttttttgtaagtcCACGGTtacgttaattaattacatagcAATGCGAAAGAGACATACAGACAGACGCAAATTAATTAGCGGAAGCACATCGTGAGTGTATGTTAAGAGTCATATAATTAGTGTCGCTGAACTGAAACCGATATAGCACGTGATTTAcggcaattttaaaaatacatttttttttccattattttaacatgtttCGCGTGTTGCACGTatgtcattttaaaaatttaaagaaaaaaaattgagcgACGACAAAAACTATCCAGTAAGCTTGTTACAGGCTGAAATAAATGCTACAATTACGTGTTtgcgataaaatttgattgtaaatttGTGGAAAAGGTAATTAATACATTGCTTGATGAGcatattttatcatcttttgCAGCTATATTTTAGACAAGTgtcaataataaacaatatgcATATTGCTTCTTTCAAATCGTGATTTATCAAGAAATCCAATAATCGCGAGCAATCATTAAacgaaaatgttataaaaaacaacttgataaagatatatttaatgtatttagaTTGATGCGCGCAAATTTAATGCTATATATTTTAGCATTTATCGCGCGACTTTGTTCGAAACAAGCAGCAAGAATAAAATCGGAAAaagcgaaataattataaagatcgCAATTGATATACAATGCGGTGAATCATGTGGAGGGGATGGAAGTGTCGGGCTTAAAGATGTCTCGATCGAGGGTCCTCGCGTTCGCTCCGCGGCACTCGATCAACCCGTGCATTTATgtatttcgtttatttttctcaattacaAATAGTTTGCGTATTCGTCATGTCAAAGAGCGCTGAGTGCGTTCGGAGTTGGAAAAGCGTGACCACTTTTACCACAAGGTCAATCCGACCGTAAAAATGCAAGAAAGTTAATCATAAGGCACTGCTTATAGACATGCGACCGATCCAAATACGTTCGTAGTAcaattgaatttttgaaaaaaaatatatggaaaaGAATCGAAAGAATCTTCCGATTACGTGTCAGTCTTCCATTACGTGAACCTTGAATTTGTTTCGTATAAAGATTAAGTCCAAACACACATTTCGCGCAGGgtgcataataatttaactctGGCGTCTATTATCCTGTTACTTCTGTTCTGAACGCTATTACGCTTTATTCGTACCTATCAACAATCGTCTTACTAAGATACTACAGTGACATTCAAAAACGCACGACACTTTCTGAACTTTAGACAGcgttattttaattgcgaatgtaatttatagttttatttttttctaattcgttgtttgagataaaatttaatcaattgtaATGATAAAGttgaagtaatatatatataatcattaaatttcaatttttgactAAGTTTTTGACACATCTTTTCTGTCTCCTCCATTTTCTCTTTTGCATAATGTCGAACACTTGTATTatggattttattaatacttcaattttattattaattgtgtaATTCGTTATTTTCGTGCGAACCAAATCTTGTCTTAATGTCGTAAATCATAAAGCAAATGTTTGCGTTGCGTTTATTATTTCGACATTAAAGCTAGCCTAATATCtggcagaaacgtttgtaagTTGTTTTTATGATATGACACAAATTCTATCGCACGAAAATCTGGCGTTTTGGAGCCAACTCTTTACGCTCCCTATCGTATCTAATTTGATTGTTAATCAGATGTTTAATCAGCTGAGCCtttatatttccaaatttttgtataaagattataagaataatagaagatatttaaaaaattgttgtccCCAAAATGCGGTCATTGCAttataaactaataatttatatgtcattaatatttataaaattattttgcagattaCAATATGACCGGAATAGATAATTTAGGCTATGACGATGTCGAGCCACGGgtaagttaatattaaatcagctaaaaataatgtaaataaatagagAGCGTCCTAGTATAATGAATGatttccttttatttcttCCTAAAGAAGATAGactataagaaataaaagtcaAATTTAATGGTTTCAACTAAACTCTATTGTGAGCATACTGATGACTCACAAAAGCTGTCTCCGTCgaagaataaagaaataactttatctttttaaGCTAATGCGTCgttgtcataaaaattatgtctCTGTGCGagttacaataatatttattcacgaGTTATTACACAGTTATTATACACGAGTTGTTACACAATcggtttaaaattttgtttattgagCATAATCAGCGGCTATACATTTTGCACGCGACTTTACAGTCCGcagtcaatttttaatatcgttaataataaatctgtgCACGTTAAATTGTctgattaaaaatacaaataatattaagttattgctcttccttaattaaattaaaaatcgttttaatatataaagccaatagagcaagagctggatcgatttgctcaaaaattcctttttttattataaatttataatttataattattattatattaataatgttatcccatccacaatttcaacaaaagaatttagaagacataataactattttattaaacaatagttaccctttagattttattttcttaactattaaaaatagaataaaatttcatatacacaagatttttaacaaaaatgacaATAACAACGCaaatacgaataataataacaaaagaaagatttttactgtgccatatgtaaaaaatttatcggaaCAATTTGTtcaaatctcaaaaaataacgaTTGTATGTTGGCCTTTTCGTGCGACaataaattgaacaaatttataaaaactggaAAAGACTCTCTAGATAGGATGAACCAGTGTGAAATTGTCtataagatttcttgtcgagACTGTGACGCTACGTACGTAGGACagacaaaaagacaattacggactagaataaaagaacacagaacggatatcaataaaaaatcaggCTCTCCCTCAGTTATTTCGTGCCACAGAATGGATTTTAATCATGACTTCAAATGGGacgaaattgatatattagaCAGAGAACCTTGTTACAGTAAAAGATTAACTTCCGAAatgctacatataaaaagacagaatACAGGACTGAACAAACAGGAGGACACAGAATCATTACCGGATACATATCTTCCAATACTCAAAAAATTCCCCACCCTGTAGTTTTCGTCTATAACCTATCCCCTCTTTCCTTTCCATCCTACATCTTTACCAGTCGAGCCCCATTCACAGCCGTGGACACATGTCacagttttaatttcttttacatagtCGTTGACGAACCGTTCAAGGTAtagatattcaaaattaatttatttttttttgttttttatgtcttttacttgttttaactaattgttataatttctttcaatttgttttgtttttctaattttgcaaGTTAGACGGTCCGTGGCTTCacacgtatataattttactaaccACAAATATTGTACTACACGTTTTATCAGAGGTATTTAtacacagaattttttttcaataatttgtttgagCCGTGAGAATACCCCTAATTTGgttgttattttttcactttaacaGAATGCGTTTCCTtagtcaaaaaatattaccaacGCTTCTCTAATtatgtactaaattttataattttttgtattatactgaagatggccacgtaccttggccgaaatgtctgtataaatttataataaaaaaaggaatttttgagcaaatcgatccagctcttgctctattggctttatatattaaaacgattgtctaattaatttttttaatagaaaattaaaatccttttgtgtataaaaaacTAGCGCAAACAGTTCTCCGTAAATGACTCACAAAACTGATGGTGacttaagaaataattaacgagtttgcataaattttacaatgtattgTAGATGCTAATGATTAATTGTCATCgtctattctttttaatttgtaaaataagagagaaaaagagagagaaagagagagagactgacTTCTAATACTGAGACGCGCCTTGTACATGGaaatataaatggaaatattattcGCCATTCGGAgtacataaagaaatttgtcGTTAACCGAAGTTCTTGGAGTAATCGAAATTGGGATAATTGAATTTCAAACACACCGCGCGTAGTTGTAGGAGCAATTTAAATGCTCGGGTCACGTGGTAGCCAGAGGGTAGATGGAACTGACTCATCCAGCTTCTCGTCTCGTTGCTTTTTACTCTTAATTGTTTTTCACAAATATACTGAATGTGTTATCGGCAAAAATCgtctaatataaatattacaaattaaatgaatGTTCGCTACAGAGCTGGAAGAAATAATGCTTAAATGCTGTaggtcgtttttttttcacatcttATCGCCATAGTCGCgttaatttttagatacatttaaaaatatggcTGATTTGTTTCCgtctatatttatacatttttatacatccCGAtcgttttattgtattaaaaaaaaaaacacttctCTGTTTTTTTGATCTCAAAATCTCCTATTGCATGTTTAAGCCCCATTTTAATCTTATGGACGATAAGCCAAAAGGGTTCGCAACTGTATCCCTTCACGCGCAACTGTACCCCCGCGCATTTTACCTGCCCTACGCGATATTTGCGTTCGCAAAAATTTGCATCCGcgtattctaaaaatttgcataagtATATGTAAAGCGAAACTACCGGTAGGTTCGATATTGTCGTGCTTTTCTCCAAACAGACATCCGAGTTTAcgtaaaatctataaaaagcCAAATGTTACCGgcgcatttttttcatttttgtattCCTATGCATAAGCACTTTGCGTCGGGAGAATTTACCGCGAGTCTGCCGAAAGTTTAATATTCGCTGTAACTTTGGCATTCGTTGCAGAATCCACAACAGCACAGTCGCTTTTCGATTCCCCTATAAAATCGTTTAGCAACACATCGTCGTACATTCTCGCAAGAATTACGCTACATCTGTTAAATTGCGTTTGTGTATGCGCGAGTATCCGATATTATCTCCGCAGTCGCTCCCCCCCTCCGCCCGCCCCCTTCGGGATTGATTGGCTTTGGAACAGTTAATTTCGCAGCTTTGGTTTTTGCGGTTTAATGCCTCCGGGCTCGTTCGATTGAATTCCGGAAATAAACACGCAAAATAGAGCGGTAACTTACGAAGCGCATTGATGTTTATTTGTTCGGCTTTCCACAAATATCCTTCGTAATATCGGTAAGAAGAAAACATGATCTTACAATAGCTGAAATACGATAGAGTGTCTTTTCCATTGCTCCCTCCACGATCTGAAAATCCGACAAAACTCCCGAATGGAACGAATGGCAGGGAAGGTCTAGCCGCGCTTTTCGCTTCCACCGTAAATACTTATTTTCGGTAACATTGCTCGTGCGAACGAAGACGGAGTTTTCTGGCGGCTTAAAGCTGAGAAAAACGGGCCGAGTGCAATCGCGCTGCAATTAAGAAAAGTGGCGTTGCGCGCTATGACGAACATgtcaaagagaaaaataatggtgAAAAAAAGGGAAGACACGGAGCGGAAATCGCGGCGCACGCCGGCATTGTCTCAATTAATGAACCGTGCTCGAAAgcacgagaaaaagagaaggagagagagagagagagagagagagagagagaaagcgagagaggCGAATGCTGTAAGAGTAGCGTCGGTGTAACTATCATGACGTATACGACTCCATTAAATAATCAGACTACAcaaatagtaattaaaaaaaaacaattcttgttcttacttatttaatataggctcttttcatttttaatgagTTTTGCAGCGTAACGAATGTACTTGTATATATGATAAGTAGATACTCATTAAATGATACTTTACACAAGCAATTTATGCATGCTTGTGCTCACGATGCAGCAcgtaattatattagaatatgCAAACATAATTATGTAACACTTGTAAATAGTACAAAAGTATCGCGAGATTTCTAATTACGGTGTACATCATCGTACAAAAGTTTGGAgcattttataacttttatgcaAAACCAAATGCagctatttctctctctttctctatctg
This DNA window, taken from Linepithema humile isolate Giens D197 chromosome 7, Lhum_UNIL_v1.0, whole genome shotgun sequence, encodes the following:
- the LOC105678388 gene encoding dynein assembly factor with WD repeat domains 1, whose amino-acid sequence is MKLLKFLLRYFPPGLALEYTQGGDVKTKMIDLLDLSAETDVRALAESIKAAEPVITESVMDQLVETLQKLQAKVCDTNAKHYYKYKTLQTHLLPVTSIALDKLGKRCLTGSYDRTCKVWDIDSGTELLTLEGHKNVVYAVSFNNPTSDKIVTGSFDRTAKVWCSRTGHCLATMWGHDAEVVVAKFSPTQCSLTTGSIDATSKIFHVETGQELGTLRGHTAEVIALHYNDDGNQIISGSFDGTVNIWDARTFARTSVLIGHHAALSNCLYNFDCSLIASSSMDKSAKIWDARMNSCVATLRGHEDELLDLAFDNNGKKLATASSDTTARVWDISSTFQQLTLMKGHQEEVSKVCFSPNGRQLLTASLDRTARLWSVDDGSCFQQLKGHTDDVFACAFSYAGDSIITASKDNTCTIWR